In Bombus affinis isolate iyBomAffi1 chromosome 8, iyBomAffi1.2, whole genome shotgun sequence, the following proteins share a genomic window:
- the LOC126919566 gene encoding chondroitin proteoglycan-2-like yields the protein MKTMFAVALATVFLAFVSATPECPSNQDDVVLVPNPADCASYYACDGGVAYLMNCSAGLLFNPELRVCDWAENVTCSVNSSSSVAPRGESSEESSEESSEESSEEPSEEPSEEPSKESSSEESSESSKSSESSESSESSESSESSESSKSSESSESSESNEEDDELPIYK from the exons ATGAAAa CAATGTTTGCGGTAGCCCTCGCTACGGTCTTTCTGGCCTTTGTTTCTGCCACTCCAGAATGTCCATCCAACCAAGATGATGTTGTCTTGGTTCCGAATCCAGCTGATTGCGCATCCTATTATGCCTGCGACGGTGGCGTAGCATACTTAATGAATTGCTCTGCCGGACTTCTCTTTAACCCTGAATTACGAGTTTGCGATTGGGCAGAGAATGTAACCTGTTCCGTTAACTCTTCGTCCAGCGTGGCACCCAGAGGAGAATCCAGCGAAGAATCCAGCGAAGAATCCAGCGAAGAATCCAGCGAAGAACCTAGCGAAGAACCTAGCGAAGAACCCAGCAAAGAATCCAGCAGCGAAGAATCCAGCGAATCTAGCAAATCCAGCGAATCCAGCGAATCCAGCGAATCTAGCGAATCCAGCGAATCCAGCGAATCTAGCAAATCCAGCGAATCCAGCGAATCCAGCGAATCCAATGAAGAAGATGATGAACTACCTATTTATAAGTAA